The genomic DNA CAGAGCCAAAATTCATCACGTTAAAGAGGATAATAAAAGCAAGCAGCAAGCCGACCAGAATATATATATATTTCTTCATATTTTGTAACATCTGGCCTCACCTCGAGATAAGTATATCACTAATTTATTACAAAGATATTAAATAATTATTAACAATCTACCGGTCAGATCTCTGCCACTATACATTCTCTGAAATAAGTCATTAAACCATTAAAAAGACCCTCTGTCACTTTTTCTATATAATCGGTACTTCTCAAATGGGCGTCATCGACCCTATTATTTATATTCCCTGGATAACACTGACAACCCCTTTTAATACCTCGTTGATTTTTTCATTATATATACATCCGTGATCATCCAGAGGAAGCTTCTGTTTAAGCCCCTTATAAATATCTAAAGCTGCCCTTTCACAGTCATAGGAATCATACATTATACAATATCCAGAAAAATTTTTAGCTTCATGTAACAATCCGAGATATATGCTAACATCAGCTTTAGTGTCATCGTCTCTGTTTATTACTCTACAGCCATATTGCTTTATTAAGTTCCCTATCTTACCTGATATCTTCTCCATTACAACCTTTTCCACGAGCTTCGTAGGGCTTAAATACATCTCACTAGAAGGAATAAGTCTTACCGTTTTGCCATTAAAAAACCGCATCAACGGCGTCCTATCTAAAGACACTACCAGTGAAAATGGCACAGAATCACCTATCGCCACCTCATAGCGCGTCTCAAGCTCGGTGAATATCTCAGCAAGCACACCATTACCAACCTGCGCTATCTTAATATAACTTATCAGCCCATCGTATACACCTCTGATCTCATCAGAAAAATTTAACTGTGAGTTATAAAAAAATACTCCAATTCCATTGCCATTAATAGTGCTCACTTCGTAACCTGGTCTGTTCCAGAACTGAAAATATACCTCACTCTTAAAGTCTTTCACTTTACTGTAATAGTTGGTCAAAATAGAAATACTATTTCTAATATTAATCCTCCTCCATTTTCTTTCAATAGCTTTGGTTTATAATTGAAATATCTGTCATATATAGTATAATATTTTATGTTGTAGTAAATCAAGAACTGCATTATAAATCTCATCAATTTTTAAGGATTATCTTATCTACGGGAGGGGGATTACTTTGAATAAATCAAAATTTCACAGATTGTGGAATGGATTCTGGCAGTTGGCTGATCCTAAAATATGGATAGCATCTACAATTCCTATGATAGTTGCCGGAGCATATGCCTACGGACGAACCGGTAAATTTAACTTTTTTTGGTTTGGCCTATCTTTAATAGGCATATACCTTATTGAAATTGGGAAAAATGCCCTCAATGAAATTGTCGACTATGAATCAGGAGTAGACCGTTTTATAAAACCCGAAAACAGAACTCCTTTCAGTGGGGGCAAAAAAACTATTGTCCAGGGTAAATTGACCATAAAGGAAGTTAAAATTATCGCCCTTTTTACCATGCTCGCGGCATGTGGCATAGGATTGGCTATTGTGCTCTTTTGCGAACCCTCTGTATTATGGATAGGCATTTCAGGTGTTTTAATATCGGCTTTTTACAGCATACCACCCTTTAAGCTGAGCTATAACGGTCTTGGTGAAATAGCCGTAGGGGTAACTTACGGGCCTTTAATCACATCGGGTATGTACCTGGTTCTGACTCACCAAATTGACATATATGTACTGTTAGTATCTTTACCAATAGGCTTTTTAGTAACAAACATACTCTGGATAAATCAGTTCCCCGATTATGAAGCAGACGCTCAAGGTCATAAGTACAACTGGCTGGTGCGTATAGGTAAGAAAAAAGGTGTAAAGGTTTATATAGCATTGTACATTGCCTCATACATATCGTTCATATTACTGAGCATCGTAGACAAAAATCCTCTATGGCTATTGGGTTTTATAACACTGCCACTGGTTATACAATCCATACATATAGCCGAAAAATATTACAATGACATACCACGACTTATAAAAGCCAACGCCAAAACCATACAGGTATATCAGATAACAGGGCTTATAATGGCAATAATTTCGTTGTTGATGTAAGTTGATATTATCTTAACAGTATGGTATAATGTTATTAACATAAAATTCACATTTTAGCAGAGGGGAGAATTTTATGAAAAAAATTGTGGCCATAGCTTTGGCAGGAATGTTAACTACTGCCGTTCTTACTGGTTGCTCTTCCAAAAGTGCTAGTAGCGGGACCTATAAAGATGGTACTTATAAAGCAGAACAATCTACCTTTGACAGCCACGGCTGGAAAGGGCAGATAGAAATCACTGTAAAAGATGGCAAAATAACTAATGTAATCTATAATGAAGTGAATAAAGATGGAGTACTTAAAAGAAACGATCAGCAATACGCTGAAAAAATGAAAGCGAAAAACAACATCACTCCTAAAGAAGTAGACGAAAAATTGCAACAAGAACTTATAGATAAACAGGATCCAGCTAAAGTAGATACGGTTACAGGGGCTACTGAATCATCCAAGACTTTTAAAGAATTAGCTACAGAAGCTTTAAAGAACGCAAAATAATAAAAAGGAGCATCCCAATTATATTATGGGATGCTCCTTTTTTGCCTTAATAAACCCTGTATAGAAGTTTTTCTGTAATCTCAGCCAGCACCTGTTTACTGGGGCATTCCTTTAAAGAAGATATTTTATCAAAGGCTTTTTGAGTGTATTTTCTAGCCAGTTTTCGAGCTCGCTCTATTCCACCCGTTTGTCTAGCAAATTCAATAAATCTTTTCACCTGCTCTTCACTATAGGGTCTTTCACAGAGCATACGGCTCATTTCTCCTCTCTCATCTTCTTGCAACGCGTAAATCATGG from Caldanaerobius fijiensis DSM 17918 includes the following:
- a CDS encoding prenyltransferase → MNKSKFHRLWNGFWQLADPKIWIASTIPMIVAGAYAYGRTGKFNFFWFGLSLIGIYLIEIGKNALNEIVDYESGVDRFIKPENRTPFSGGKKTIVQGKLTIKEVKIIALFTMLAACGIGLAIVLFCEPSVLWIGISGVLISAFYSIPPFKLSYNGLGEIAVGVTYGPLITSGMYLVLTHQIDIYVLLVSLPIGFLVTNILWINQFPDYEADAQGHKYNWLVRIGKKKGVKVYIALYIASYISFILLSIVDKNPLWLLGFITLPLVIQSIHIAEKYYNDIPRLIKANAKTIQVYQITGLIMAIISLLM
- a CDS encoding FMN-binding protein; this encodes MKKIVAIALAGMLTTAVLTGCSSKSASSGTYKDGTYKAEQSTFDSHGWKGQIEITVKDGKITNVIYNEVNKDGVLKRNDQQYAEKMKAKNNITPKEVDEKLQQELIDKQDPAKVDTVTGATESSKTFKELATEALKNAK